The proteins below come from a single Natrinema sp. SYSU A 869 genomic window:
- a CDS encoding fumarylacetoacetate hydrolase family protein → MRYQRLSTGDQYRLIAVDDETTYDLTAVKPRLDGFGELAAAADIASCGIDELASEITAEAPTVSRDTLTDGTLPVVPEEVWAAGVTYEISEEAREAESGMPEMYLHAYEAERPEIFFKATPSRTVGPGEAVGIRADSTWDVPEPELGIVLYDGSIVGYTIGNDMSSREIEGENPLYLPQAKMYERCCSIGPCIASAEAVGDPNELSMSMQITRDDEVLYDGETSIGNMARSCEELVDYWRDHDVVPELGVLLTGTSLVPDDGFTLQPDDEVHIAIDEIGELSNPVIEV, encoded by the coding sequence ATGCGGTATCAGCGCCTATCAACTGGCGATCAGTATAGACTGATCGCTGTCGATGACGAGACAACGTACGATCTGACGGCCGTCAAGCCGCGACTGGACGGCTTCGGGGAACTCGCAGCAGCGGCGGACATCGCGAGCTGCGGAATCGACGAGCTAGCGAGCGAGATTACGGCCGAGGCACCGACCGTCTCACGCGACACGCTCACCGACGGCACGCTGCCGGTCGTCCCGGAGGAAGTGTGGGCGGCAGGTGTCACCTACGAGATTAGCGAGGAGGCGCGCGAGGCAGAGAGCGGGATGCCGGAGATGTATCTACACGCCTACGAGGCCGAACGGCCGGAGATTTTCTTCAAAGCGACACCGAGTCGAACTGTCGGGCCAGGCGAGGCCGTCGGAATCCGAGCGGACTCGACGTGGGACGTACCCGAACCGGAACTCGGTATTGTCCTCTATGACGGCTCGATCGTCGGCTATACGATCGGCAACGACATGAGCAGCCGCGAAATCGAGGGCGAGAATCCACTGTACCTGCCCCAGGCGAAGATGTACGAGCGCTGCTGTTCGATCGGTCCCTGCATTGCCTCCGCCGAAGCCGTCGGCGACCCCAACGAACTGTCGATGTCCATGCAGATCACTCGCGACGATGAGGTGCTCTACGACGGCGAAACCTCGATCGGAAACATGGCACGCAGCTGTGAGGAACTGGTCGACTATTGGCGTGACCACGACGTCGTTCCCGAACTCGGCGTCCTGCTCACTGGCACCTCGCTAGTCCCGGACGACGGCTTCACCCTCCAGCCGGACGACGAGGTCCACATCGCAATCGATGAGATCGGTGAACTCTCGAATCCCGTCATTGAAGTCTAG
- a CDS encoding aldehyde dehydrogenase family protein, with the protein MADQRLNYVSGEWTESHTGETFETTDPANPGEVIATYPESDAEDTDRAIEAARDASDEWGSTPGPERGRILAKTGSLLDERKDELTELLVREEGKTRSEAGGEVQRAIDIFHYYGSKASDIGGTVKSSSARDTNLYTKTEPLGVAGLITPWNYPIAIPAWKIAPALAAGNSVVIKPATLAPGVVHEMASALEEAGLPDGVINVVTGPGSEVGSTIASHEGVDAVSFTGSTAVGNTVYDTATEDGKRVQLEMGGKNPTVVSDTADAEEAAQIVADGAFGVTGQACTAASRAIVHEDVYDEFVDAVVDRAAAIDHGHGLDDPGMGPHVSESELESTLEYVDIAKDEGATLEYGGSALDREGYFVEPAVFSDVDPEMRISQEEVFGPALAIIPVSDFDEALHVANDVDYGLSASVVTDDHSEANRFVDEIEAGVVKVNEKTTGLELHVPFGGMKDSSSETYREQGDAGLDFYSISKTVYDNY; encoded by the coding sequence ATGGCAGACCAGCGGTTGAACTACGTTAGTGGCGAGTGGACCGAATCGCATACCGGCGAAACGTTCGAGACGACCGATCCCGCGAACCCCGGGGAGGTCATCGCGACCTATCCGGAGTCCGACGCCGAGGATACCGATCGAGCGATCGAAGCGGCACGTGACGCGAGCGACGAGTGGGGATCGACCCCTGGCCCCGAGCGCGGCCGGATCCTCGCGAAGACTGGCTCGCTCCTTGACGAGCGCAAGGACGAACTGACCGAACTGCTCGTACGGGAAGAGGGCAAGACCCGGAGCGAGGCCGGCGGCGAGGTACAGCGGGCCATCGACATCTTCCACTACTACGGGTCGAAGGCCAGCGACATCGGCGGCACGGTCAAGAGCTCGAGCGCACGAGATACGAACCTCTATACGAAAACCGAGCCCCTCGGCGTCGCGGGCCTAATCACGCCGTGGAACTACCCCATCGCGATCCCGGCCTGGAAGATCGCCCCTGCACTCGCTGCAGGTAACTCGGTCGTCATCAAGCCCGCCACACTCGCGCCCGGCGTCGTCCACGAGATGGCGAGCGCGCTCGAGGAAGCCGGCCTTCCGGACGGTGTCATCAACGTCGTCACCGGGCCCGGAAGCGAGGTCGGCAGCACGATTGCCAGTCACGAGGGCGTCGATGCCGTCTCCTTCACCGGCAGCACAGCGGTCGGTAACACTGTCTACGACACCGCGACCGAGGACGGCAAGCGCGTCCAACTCGAGATGGGCGGGAAGAACCCGACGGTCGTCAGTGACACGGCGGACGCCGAGGAGGCTGCCCAGATCGTCGCCGACGGCGCGTTCGGCGTGACCGGGCAGGCGTGTACGGCCGCCTCCCGCGCCATCGTCCACGAAGACGTCTACGACGAGTTCGTCGACGCCGTCGTCGACCGCGCCGCCGCGATCGACCATGGCCACGGACTCGACGACCCCGGCATGGGGCCCCACGTCAGCGAATCGGAACTCGAGAGCACGCTCGAGTACGTCGACATCGCCAAGGATGAGGGTGCGACCCTCGAGTACGGCGGCAGTGCACTCGACCGCGAGGGCTACTTCGTCGAGCCCGCGGTCTTCTCGGATGTCGACCCTGAGATGCGGATCTCTCAGGAGGAGGTCTTCGGGCCGGCGCTCGCCATTATCCCCGTCAGCGACTTCGACGAGGCGCTCCACGTCGCCAACGACGTCGACTACGGGCTCTCCGCGAGCGTCGTCACCGACGACCACAGCGAAGCGAACCGCTTCGTCGACGAGATCGAAGCCGGCGTCGTGAAGGTCAACGAGAAGACCACCGGCCTCGAACTCCACGTCCCCTTTGGCGGCATGAAGGACTCCTCAAGCGAGACCTACCGCGAGCAGGGCGACGCCGGACTGGACTTCTACAGCATCAGCAAGACGGTCTACGACAACTACTGA
- a CDS encoding SLC13 family permease translates to MVATAPLIAFGIGLVSVILFLVVWDVPAFVGLILSALLVGTTNAFLLTDVGIGGIPEAVATAFGNNMAGVGIPILMAAVIGKSMTDSGAANRIVRSFQSFVSDDNADLSLWVSSSILSIPVFFDNVFYLMAPLARAMRARIGKNYALYIVVVGGGGVAMHAFVPPTPGPLAVAQELDPERSILGTTIIIGLAVALPAALISGILFGRFINQYVDIPLRDTMGTTVEDLEEQASKPASNLPSFTESILPVIVAVSLIAASTVVNTFVDVYPALESVQPATDYVGNVNFSLTLAAVIASLTYLRMDDFPRSVWEDEITDALRNGGNIAAITAAGGAFGAMLAEAGIGEVVASTLDGIGIGLLVTAWLIAAILRVAQGSVTVAMLTTGGIMAPQVPELTVHPAYLVMAIGSGAVICSWFNDSGFWIVKEIGGLTKAETLKTWTALTIVLSFSSLGLLLVYSTAFPLV, encoded by the coding sequence ATGGTAGCCACCGCACCACTGATAGCGTTCGGTATCGGACTCGTCTCCGTGATCTTGTTCCTTGTCGTATGGGACGTTCCGGCTTTCGTCGGATTGATACTTTCGGCGCTGCTCGTTGGGACGACCAATGCATTCCTCCTGACCGATGTCGGCATCGGCGGCATTCCCGAAGCCGTTGCGACGGCGTTCGGGAACAATATGGCCGGCGTCGGGATCCCAATCCTGATGGCGGCGGTGATCGGGAAGTCGATGACGGACTCCGGAGCGGCCAACCGGATCGTTCGGTCCTTTCAGTCGTTCGTCAGCGACGACAACGCCGACCTCTCGCTCTGGGTGAGCAGTTCGATCCTCTCAATCCCCGTCTTCTTCGACAACGTGTTCTACCTGATGGCTCCCCTCGCCCGCGCCATGCGCGCTCGAATCGGGAAGAACTACGCGCTGTACATCGTCGTCGTCGGCGGCGGTGGCGTCGCAATGCACGCGTTCGTGCCACCGACGCCGGGGCCGCTCGCGGTCGCCCAGGAACTCGATCCGGAGCGATCCATCCTCGGTACGACCATCATCATCGGACTGGCGGTCGCTCTTCCCGCAGCGCTCATCAGCGGAATCCTCTTCGGCCGATTCATCAACCAGTACGTCGATATCCCGCTCCGTGATACGATGGGGACGACCGTCGAGGACCTCGAGGAGCAGGCGTCCAAACCCGCCTCGAACCTGCCGTCGTTTACCGAGTCGATCCTTCCGGTCATCGTCGCCGTCTCCCTTATCGCTGCCAGTACGGTCGTCAACACGTTCGTGGACGTCTACCCCGCGCTCGAGTCCGTCCAGCCAGCGACGGATTACGTTGGCAACGTCAACTTCTCGCTGACCCTCGCCGCGGTGATCGCCTCGCTCACGTACCTTCGGATGGACGACTTCCCGCGGTCAGTCTGGGAAGACGAGATCACTGACGCGCTGCGAAACGGCGGGAATATCGCCGCGATTACCGCGGCCGGCGGTGCGTTCGGCGCGATGCTCGCTGAGGCCGGTATCGGCGAAGTCGTCGCATCGACGCTCGACGGTATCGGTATCGGACTCCTCGTGACTGCTTGGCTCATCGCCGCGATCCTTCGCGTTGCGCAGGGGTCGGTCACGGTCGCCATGCTGACCACGGGCGGGATCATGGCCCCGCAGGTTCCGGAACTCACCGTCCACCCGGCCTACCTCGTGATGGCGATCGGCTCGGGTGCCGTCATCTGCTCGTGGTTCAACGACTCCGGCTTCTGGATCGTCAAGGAAATCGGCGGGCTCACGAAGGCCGAGACGCTGAAGACGTGGACCGCACTCACGATCGTGCTCTCGTTCTCGAGTCTGGGCTTACTCCTCGTGTACTCGACGGCTTTCCCCCTCGTCTAA
- a CDS encoding universal stress protein: MENGLVVVEETSHHAALLREAAQYARGGDAELVVLAFATGEEIGPGVRKIESIGEIEGISDDDGEDAIIDAAETELEKFVQRTLDETAVEYTVAVNVLSEGYGMGTLNAAAEYDCDHVFIAGRKRSPTGKAIFGDWIQRVLLNFDGAVTVSLEEDGGRAADS; the protein is encoded by the coding sequence ATGGAAAACGGACTTGTCGTCGTCGAAGAAACTTCTCACCACGCGGCCCTCCTCCGTGAAGCGGCACAGTACGCACGTGGAGGCGACGCGGAACTGGTCGTACTGGCGTTCGCGACCGGTGAGGAGATCGGCCCCGGCGTTCGAAAGATCGAATCGATCGGCGAGATCGAGGGAATCTCTGACGACGACGGCGAAGACGCCATTATCGACGCGGCCGAGACCGAACTCGAGAAATTCGTCCAACGAACGCTCGATGAGACCGCAGTCGAGTATACCGTCGCCGTAAACGTCCTCTCGGAGGGATACGGAATGGGAACGCTCAACGCCGCGGCCGAATACGACTGCGATCACGTCTTCATCGCCGGTCGAAAACGCTCGCCGACCGGGAAGGCGATCTTTGGCGACTGGATCCAACGCGTATTGTTGAACTTTGACGGGGCCGTAACGGTCTCGCTCGAAGAGGACGGCGGGCGGGCGGCCGATTCGTAG
- the gfo6 gene encoding D-xylose 1-dehydrogenase Gfo6: MLDWIDNYEERTWQTTESGTVRYALLGLGWWTIDVALPAIESSELGEVTTLVSSSTEKATRLANENDVARGISYDEFHDGEASDEYDAVYVGTPNAYHLEYVETAAELDKAVLCEKPMEATVERAETMVETCEAADVPLMIAYRMQTDPAVRRARELIADGFLGDPVSVYGHNSQPLLEMIPDPDQWRLDPDLSGYGTSVMDLGIYSINTTRFLLGRDPVSVHSEMASSHEAFTEMPDERASSLLVFEDDVQMISTSSQNAHEDTHLKITGTEGQIELRPAFHGECSLQLSRGDLSVTVEHDSFDAEREMEEEFDYFADRLLGDGEIYPDGRHGLQDMRIIETLHKSAERDEPLDL; this comes from the coding sequence ATGCTCGATTGGATCGACAACTATGAGGAACGAACCTGGCAGACGACCGAGAGCGGTACCGTCAGATACGCCCTGCTCGGCCTGGGCTGGTGGACGATCGATGTCGCGCTACCGGCGATCGAATCGTCGGAGCTGGGTGAAGTGACGACGCTCGTCAGCAGTTCGACAGAGAAAGCGACGCGGCTCGCCAACGAGAACGACGTGGCACGCGGGATCAGTTACGACGAGTTCCACGACGGCGAAGCGAGCGACGAGTACGACGCTGTCTACGTCGGGACGCCGAACGCCTACCACCTCGAGTACGTCGAGACCGCGGCCGAACTGGACAAGGCCGTCCTCTGTGAGAAGCCGATGGAGGCGACCGTCGAGCGCGCCGAAACGATGGTCGAGACCTGCGAGGCCGCGGACGTCCCGCTGATGATTGCGTACCGTATGCAGACCGATCCCGCGGTACGGCGAGCCCGCGAACTGATCGCGGACGGGTTCCTCGGCGACCCGGTCTCGGTCTACGGCCACAACAGCCAGCCGCTCCTCGAGATGATCCCCGATCCGGACCAGTGGCGGCTCGACCCCGATCTGAGCGGCTACGGGACCTCGGTGATGGACTTGGGAATCTACTCGATCAACACGACGCGATTCCTGCTCGGGCGCGACCCGGTCAGCGTCCACTCCGAGATGGCCTCGAGCCACGAGGCCTTCACAGAGATGCCCGACGAGCGCGCTTCGTCGCTGCTGGTCTTCGAGGATGACGTCCAGATGATCTCGACCTCGAGCCAGAACGCCCACGAGGACACCCACCTCAAGATCACGGGAACGGAGGGCCAGATCGAACTGCGGCCGGCGTTCCACGGGGAGTGTTCGCTACAGCTCTCACGCGGTGATCTCTCGGTTACGGTCGAGCACGATAGCTTCGACGCCGAACGCGAAATGGAAGAGGAGTTCGATTACTTCGCCGACCGCCTCCTCGGTGACGGCGAGATCTATCCCGACGGCCGACACGGTCTGCAGGATATGCGGATTATCGAGACCCTCCACAAATCCGCCGAACGGGACGAGCCGCTCGACCTCTAG
- a CDS encoding NADP-dependent malic enzyme, whose translation MDEDALEYHRIDPPGKIEIATTKPTNTQRDLSLAYSPGVAAPCREIDADAGEAYQYTTKGNLVGVVSNGSAVLGLGDIGAQASKPVMEGKGVLFKRFADIDVFDIELDLDDPDAFVESVAAMEPTFGGINLEDIAAPDCFEIEERLRERLSIPVFHDDQHGTAIISGAALLNAVEISGKDLADLEVTFAGAGAAAVATAKFYVSLGVRRENITMCDIDGILTAERAESGDLDEYSRQFARDLPEGDLADAMPGADVFVGLSAGGIVSQEMVQSMATDPIIFAMANPDPEIGYEEAKAARDDTVIMATGRSDYPNQVNNVLGFPFIFRGALDVRATEINEEMKVAAATALADLAKQDVPDSVVKAYGDQPLQFGPDYIIPKPLDARVLFELAPAVAQAAIESGAARVEPDIDEYVERLEARLGKSREMMRVVLNKAKSDPKRIALAEGTDETIVRAASQMVERGIAEPILIGDEDEIRSTVANLGLELEPDVVDPASGDYEVYANHLYERRKRNGVTRREAESMIRDDTNYFGSVMVDRGDADAMLTGLTNHYPSALRPPLQVIGTADDADYAAGVYMLTFKNRVIFVADATVNQAPGEDVLEEVTRHTAELARRFDVDPRAALLSYSDFGSVDNEGTRKPREAARRLREDPSVEFPVDGEMQADTAVVEDMLTGTYEFTDLEKPANVLVFPNLEAGNIGYKLLQRLGGADAIGPMLVGMDEPVHVLQRGDEVKDIVNLAAVATVDAQDDED comes from the coding sequence ATGGACGAAGACGCACTCGAGTATCACAGGATCGACCCGCCGGGCAAGATCGAGATCGCGACGACGAAGCCGACGAACACGCAACGGGACCTCTCGCTCGCATACTCGCCGGGTGTCGCCGCACCGTGTCGAGAGATCGACGCGGATGCGGGCGAGGCCTACCAGTACACGACGAAAGGGAACCTCGTCGGCGTCGTCTCGAACGGCTCAGCCGTGCTCGGCCTCGGCGACATCGGTGCACAGGCCTCGAAGCCAGTTATGGAGGGGAAAGGCGTCCTGTTCAAGCGCTTCGCGGATATCGACGTCTTCGATATCGAACTCGATCTCGACGATCCGGACGCGTTCGTCGAATCGGTCGCGGCAATGGAGCCGACCTTCGGCGGGATCAATCTCGAGGACATCGCGGCGCCGGACTGTTTCGAGATCGAAGAACGACTCCGCGAGCGCCTGTCAATCCCGGTGTTCCACGACGACCAGCACGGCACCGCCATCATCAGCGGTGCCGCCCTGCTCAATGCCGTCGAGATTTCTGGAAAAGACCTCGCGGACCTCGAAGTGACGTTCGCCGGTGCAGGCGCGGCGGCGGTCGCGACGGCCAAGTTCTACGTCTCGCTGGGTGTCCGCCGGGAGAATATCACCATGTGTGATATCGACGGTATTCTGACGGCCGAGCGGGCCGAATCCGGCGACTTAGACGAGTACAGTCGACAGTTCGCCCGAGACCTCCCCGAGGGTGATCTCGCGGACGCAATGCCGGGTGCGGACGTCTTTGTCGGCCTTTCGGCCGGCGGCATCGTCAGCCAGGAGATGGTGCAGTCAATGGCCACGGACCCGATCATCTTCGCGATGGCAAACCCCGATCCGGAGATCGGGTACGAGGAAGCCAAGGCTGCCCGCGACGATACGGTCATCATGGCGACGGGGCGGTCCGACTACCCCAACCAGGTGAACAACGTTCTCGGATTCCCCTTCATCTTCCGCGGTGCACTCGATGTCCGCGCGACCGAGATCAACGAGGAAATGAAGGTCGCAGCGGCGACGGCGCTGGCTGATCTGGCCAAACAGGATGTGCCCGATTCAGTGGTCAAAGCCTACGGCGACCAACCGCTGCAGTTCGGGCCCGACTACATTATTCCCAAGCCTCTCGACGCCCGCGTTCTCTTCGAACTCGCACCAGCAGTCGCGCAGGCGGCGATCGAGTCGGGTGCGGCCCGCGTCGAGCCCGATATCGACGAGTACGTCGAACGGCTCGAGGCGCGCCTGGGCAAGTCCCGCGAAATGATGCGGGTCGTGCTCAACAAGGCGAAATCAGATCCGAAGCGGATCGCGCTGGCCGAGGGAACCGACGAGACGATCGTGCGAGCGGCGTCACAGATGGTCGAACGGGGCATCGCAGAACCGATCCTGATCGGCGACGAAGACGAGATTCGCAGCACCGTCGCGAACCTCGGTCTGGAACTCGAGCCGGATGTCGTCGATCCCGCCAGCGGCGACTACGAGGTGTACGCCAACCACCTCTATGAGCGTCGAAAGCGAAACGGCGTCACCCGCCGCGAGGCCGAATCGATGATCCGCGACGACACCAACTACTTCGGGAGCGTCATGGTCGACCGCGGTGACGCTGACGCGATGCTCACGGGACTGACGAACCACTACCCGTCGGCGCTCCGACCACCGCTACAGGTGATCGGCACGGCAGACGACGCCGACTACGCGGCCGGTGTCTACATGCTCACGTTCAAGAACCGCGTCATCTTCGTCGCCGACGCAACGGTCAATCAGGCTCCCGGCGAGGACGTCCTCGAGGAAGTGACTCGCCACACCGCAGAGCTGGCTCGCCGGTTCGACGTCGACCCCCGTGCCGCCCTCCTTTCGTACTCCGACTTCGGCAGCGTCGACAACGAAGGAACGCGGAAACCTCGCGAGGCGGCCCGCCGCCTCCGCGAGGACCCAAGCGTCGAGTTCCCCGTCGATGGCGAGATGCAGGCCGACACCGCCGTCGTCGAGGACATGCTGACCGGCACCTACGAGTTCACCGACTTAGAGAAGCCGGCGAACGTGCTGGTCTTCCCGAACCTCGAGGCCGGGAACATCGGCTACAAGCTGCTCCAGCGGCTGGGCGGTGCGGACGCCATCGGTCCGATGCTGGTCGGGATGGATGAACCGGTTCACGTCCTCCAGCGGGGTGACGAGGTCAAGGATATCGTGAACCTCGCGGCCGTGGCGACGGTGGACGCACAGGACGACGAGGACTGA
- the rdfA gene encoding rod-determining factor RdfA yields MTDDSSGGRRTKVERVMDRYGLEDWGERLEAEWIGDGTERTSLRDLATEFNQAVLSAAVRDAGSSVLETDIDSLYRTLTDDDVSRSDAVRKRRELERSGVDIDDVQSDFVTHQTIYTYLTNVRDASLPEEDPEDRIERKKETVQRLAGRTQVITESTLEELGNAGEITDREYEVFVDVRTICGNCGADYPIADLLDQGGCDCDGADAA; encoded by the coding sequence ATGACAGACGACTCGAGTGGTGGGCGACGAACGAAGGTCGAACGAGTGATGGACCGGTACGGCCTCGAGGACTGGGGAGAGCGTCTCGAGGCCGAGTGGATCGGTGACGGGACGGAACGAACGAGTCTACGCGATCTCGCGACCGAGTTCAATCAGGCCGTACTCAGCGCGGCTGTGCGCGACGCGGGCTCGTCCGTCCTCGAGACGGACATCGACTCGCTCTATCGAACACTAACGGACGACGACGTGTCGCGATCCGATGCGGTTCGGAAACGGCGCGAACTCGAGCGTTCGGGTGTCGATATCGACGACGTTCAATCTGACTTTGTTACCCACCAGACGATTTATACGTATCTCACGAACGTCCGCGACGCCTCTCTTCCGGAGGAAGACCCCGAGGACCGAATCGAACGAAAGAAAGAAACCGTCCAGCGCCTTGCCGGCCGCACGCAAGTCATCACGGAATCCACGCTCGAGGAACTCGGTAATGCCGGCGAGATCACGGATCGGGAGTACGAGGTGTTCGTCGACGTTCGAACGATCTGTGGGAACTGCGGTGCCGACTACCCGATCGCTGACCTGCTCGATCAGGGCGGCTGTGACTGTGACGGCGCTGACGCCGCGTGA
- a CDS encoding archaea-specific SMC-related protein, with protein MSSPESVTSSITVTAENIGGIDSTEVMLQPGMNVLTGRNATNRTSFLQTIMAALGSRRSSLKGDADAGHVELAFDDEQYTRYLERRNGEVVFDGDPYLDDPELADLFAFLLESNEARRTVRRGDDLRELIMQPIDTDEIEAEISQFEAEKRELDDRLEELAQLDSELPNLEEDRVALENEIETTTERIDELEAELDAFDLDVEASRERKEEIESAFADLQDARTELESIEYDLETERESHDELERERDELEAELETFDDEQESPDRLEGRVQELRNRKRSLDTTVSELQSVIRFNEERLADDGLDLDLEESVESDETDDGDITEQLLADSDDVVCWTCGSQVDRDRIESTLDRLRSLRQRKLSERSDLQEQIDEFSDRQKELRKRRRKRGEVETRLEAIEDELEQRSQRIEELEADLEDQQERVDELESDAETFENAEYGEVIETHRELNRLELELEDLKEERDEVEDRIEEIEAKIDERSDLEDRRETVEDELTDLRTRVDRIEANAVDAFNEHMESILSILEYRNIDRIWIERREKTVREGRRKVTRTAFDLHIVRTTEDGRTYEDTVDHLSESEREVTGLVFALAGYLVHDVHEIVPFMLLDSLEAIDSNRIADLVEYFEEYVDCLVVALLREDAEALSESYTYVEEI; from the coding sequence GTGTCATCTCCAGAGTCAGTCACCTCGTCGATCACCGTTACGGCGGAGAACATCGGCGGGATAGACAGTACTGAGGTAATGCTCCAGCCCGGCATGAACGTCCTGACTGGCCGGAACGCGACGAACCGAACGTCGTTCCTCCAGACGATCATGGCGGCGCTTGGTAGTCGACGATCATCACTGAAAGGCGACGCGGACGCCGGTCACGTCGAACTGGCGTTCGACGACGAGCAGTACACGCGATATCTCGAGCGACGCAACGGCGAGGTCGTCTTCGACGGCGACCCATACCTCGACGATCCGGAGCTCGCGGATCTGTTCGCCTTCCTGCTTGAGTCCAACGAGGCACGTCGCACCGTCAGACGGGGCGACGATCTCCGCGAACTCATCATGCAACCGATCGATACCGACGAGATCGAAGCGGAGATCAGCCAATTCGAGGCTGAAAAGCGCGAACTCGACGATCGGCTCGAGGAACTCGCCCAGCTCGATAGCGAACTCCCCAACCTCGAAGAGGACCGCGTCGCACTCGAGAACGAGATCGAGACCACCACCGAACGGATCGACGAGCTCGAAGCCGAACTCGATGCGTTCGATCTCGACGTCGAGGCGAGTCGCGAGCGAAAGGAAGAGATCGAGTCGGCGTTCGCCGACCTCCAGGACGCACGGACCGAACTCGAGTCCATCGAGTACGATCTCGAGACCGAACGAGAGAGTCACGACGAACTCGAACGGGAACGCGACGAACTCGAGGCGGAACTCGAGACATTCGACGACGAGCAGGAGTCACCGGACCGACTCGAGGGGCGCGTACAGGAGCTTCGCAACCGGAAGCGGTCGCTCGACACGACCGTCAGCGAACTCCAGAGCGTGATCCGATTCAACGAGGAGCGACTCGCGGACGACGGCCTCGACCTCGATCTCGAGGAATCGGTCGAGTCGGACGAGACGGACGACGGCGATATCACCGAACAGCTACTCGCGGACTCGGATGACGTCGTCTGCTGGACATGTGGCTCTCAGGTCGACCGCGATCGGATCGAATCGACGCTCGACCGATTGCGCTCGCTCCGCCAGCGAAAGCTCTCCGAGCGGAGCGACCTGCAAGAGCAGATCGACGAGTTCTCCGACCGACAGAAGGAGCTTCGGAAGCGACGCCGGAAACGCGGGGAGGTCGAAACGCGACTCGAGGCGATCGAGGACGAACTCGAGCAGCGATCCCAGCGCATCGAGGAACTCGAGGCGGATCTCGAGGACCAGCAAGAGCGGGTTGACGAGCTCGAATCGGACGCTGAGACGTTCGAAAACGCGGAGTACGGTGAGGTAATCGAGACCCACCGCGAACTGAATCGGCTCGAACTCGAACTCGAGGACCTCAAGGAGGAACGCGACGAGGTCGAGGATCGAATCGAGGAGATCGAAGCAAAGATCGACGAGCGCAGCGACCTCGAGGACCGCCGCGAGACGGTCGAGGACGAGTTGACCGATCTCAGAACGCGCGTCGATCGGATCGAAGCGAACGCCGTCGACGCGTTCAACGAGCACATGGAGTCGATCCTCTCGATTCTGGAGTATCGAAACATCGATCGCATCTGGATCGAACGCCGCGAGAAGACGGTCCGGGAGGGGCGACGGAAGGTCACGCGGACCGCGTTCGATCTCCACATCGTCCGGACGACCGAGGACGGCCGGACCTATGAGGACACCGTCGATCACCTCTCGGAGAGCGAACGCGAGGTCACGGGGCTCGTCTTCGCGCTGGCCGGGTATCTGGTCCACGACGTCCACGAGATCGTGCCGTTCATGCTCTTGGACTCGCTCGAGGCGATCGATTCGAACCGGATCGCCGACCTCGTCGAGTACTTCGAGGAGTACGTCGACTGTCTCGTCGTCGCCTTGCTTCGCGAGGACGCCGAGGCGCTATCGGAGTCGTATACGTACGTCGAGGAGATCTAG
- a CDS encoding SRPBCC family protein: MSDRSSETIPIETQGHASDQTRTESERSSGRGRRLATTAVGGILIVAGLRRRSIGGAAMALGGGWLIARGVSGRRRPLRDRSMGVSGELDESVAEDAGGPVTVERSITVGAPADELAEYWRDPERLTRIMGPVAEVTGAGEDRHHWDVQTPRGPNLTWETEITDAESEPDLHWKTREGAMIANEGSVRFQPAPGERGTTVTLRWQFDPPGAPSVPRCSSDWGSFPKRSPRRHSIGSRASPRPAKFRP; this comes from the coding sequence ATGAGCGATCGTTCGTCGGAGACGATACCGATCGAGACCCAGGGCCATGCGAGCGATCAAACTCGTACCGAGTCGGAGCGCTCGAGCGGACGCGGCAGACGGCTGGCCACCACGGCCGTCGGGGGGATACTCATCGTCGCCGGTCTCAGACGGCGATCGATCGGCGGTGCGGCGATGGCGCTCGGCGGTGGGTGGCTCATCGCTCGCGGCGTCAGCGGGCGTCGCCGTCCGCTTCGAGACCGCAGTATGGGAGTCTCTGGAGAACTGGACGAATCCGTGGCTGAGGATGCTGGCGGCCCGGTGACGGTCGAACGATCCATCACGGTCGGCGCGCCCGCGGACGAACTCGCGGAGTACTGGCGCGACCCCGAGCGACTGACGCGGATTATGGGTCCCGTCGCCGAGGTGACCGGTGCCGGCGAGGACCGCCACCACTGGGACGTCCAGACGCCCCGCGGTCCCAACCTGACCTGGGAGACGGAGATAACGGACGCCGAGTCCGAACCGGACCTGCACTGGAAGACGCGCGAGGGGGCGATGATCGCCAACGAAGGCAGCGTGCGCTTCCAGCCGGCACCAGGGGAACGGGGGACGACGGTGACGCTTCGGTGGCAGTTCGACCCGCCGGGGGCACCATCGGTACCGCGCTGCTCCAGCGACTGGGGATCGTTCCCGAAACGATCGCCGAGAAGGCACTCCATCGGTTCAAGAGCCTCGCCGAGACCGGCGAAATTCCGACCTTAG